The Actinomycetota bacterium genomic sequence AGATGCGCTTTTTATCACTGGGCTCGCAGGGAAAAGCTGCCTGCCGGATATCATCGACGGCCCTGATCGCAAGATCCCTGGCCTCATCGAGCCGGGCCGCAAAAGTACCGGCGTCGACGAAGTCTTTCTCGTTGACCTCCCCGCAGCCAGCTCCCAGCTCGCCTTCCCAGCCGCTTAAGTAAAGACCCCCGCGTTTATCGCCGCGGATGGCGAAGTATTCCCCGCCGATAGGTTCCATGCCGAAAGCCTCTTTGAGAGCCAGTATGTAAAGAGGTATCTGGATCTCTTTCGATTCCGCGAATTTGGCGCTGGATATGACATTTCGTCCTGACTTGTAGTCGATCACGATGGCGCTGTTGCTGTCACCCGTCCAGTCAACACGGTCGAGGCGTCCTCGCAGGCGAAAATCGCCGAGGACGAGCTCTTTCGGCGTGCTGTTCCTGCCGCCGCACCTGCTCTTGCCGGCGCCAAAGCTGATCTCGACGTCGTAATATTCCAAGCGCCGCGCGCAGGCGATCTCGCGGTCGATGTAACGGTTGAGATGAAAACCAAGCTCCGTCCTGAGGATGACAACGTCCAGATCGTCGCCGGCGTCTATGAACTCCTCCTCGATATATCTGGCCATCTGGCGGCGGAGCACTTCTATTTGGGGAGGCCTGGCGTCGTGCAGATAGAGCTTGGCACGGCTGAGCTGGCCGTTGAAACGGCAGAGGATATTGTGCACCAGCTGACCCCGGTGAAGGCCCCTGGCCGCAGGCTCGAAGGACGCCGGCTTCAAGACCGATTCCACGAAATAGATGAAGGGGCAACTGAGGTAACGCTGCAATTCCGTCACCCTGAAATCGTCCAGCCTGCCAAAATTTTCGCGTACCGATGCCTCAACGATCTTCGGCTCCCGGGGGACCGAGGCATCGAGGCAGAACGCAAGCCTTTCGGCCAGTCCTGCAGGCGACGCCGTCTGGATCAGCGCATCCCGATCCGCACCGGCGTCATTTTGAGCGATCGAACGCAGGGCCTGCCCGGCGGTCGGCGCCTCATCGACGGCGAAAGTGATGTCCGATATCCTGCGCTCGCGGCGCGCGACTGTCTCTGCCTCGAACAGCTCCAGGACGTCATCCACAAACAGCGAGCGATTTGTGGGCTTACCCTCTGAATCGCAGGATGGATAGCACAGGAATATTTTTGACCGCGCCCGGCTGAGGGTCCGGAAGAACAGGAATCGTTCTTCGGCAAGGCGGGCATCGCGGGAATCCAGGGGAAGATCGAACCGGGAGGAGAGCTCCCTGCGGGCGACATCGGAAAAGAAGGGATCCTCATGGCCAAAATTCGGAAACTGTTTCTCCAGCAGACCGCAGATGAACACGGTATCAAAACGCTGATTGAGGATGCGGTGGGGGTCCAGTATCCTGACGCATCCCCTGGTATTGCCACCGGGAAGCCTTACCTCCGCCCTGGCGATGCCGGCAAGCAGCAGTCTGCAGACCATCGCGCAGCTGTCACCTTTCTCATCACTAGTCAAAGAATCGCCTAGCACACCCCGGATGGCGGCGGTTTCGTCACAGACTTCCCTGAGGGCTTTAAGGGAAAGCAGATCCAGCATCAGATCTTCTCCGGAAACGCTGCCGACATATCCCGGTTCGGCCATCAGGCCGCTGACGAGATCGCACAATGCTTTTCCGGCGGCGCCGGAGCCCGCCGAGACCGATTGGGAGAGCGGGGCAAACTCATCCAGCACCCTCCCCCGCCATTCCAGTACCAGTTCGTCAGCATCCGCGATGGCTTGCAGCCTGCATTTCCTCTCGAACCGGTCCACCTGTCCGCTTGTGACATTCGAAAGTGGACTGCGCAGATACGACATCAGACTAGCGCGCGACCTGCTGCCGGCGGCGAAATCCAGAGCGGCGGCGGCTGTCTTTCCGACTACACTCTCAGCGAGATTGAGCGGCGCCGAGAGCTCGAAGGGGATGCCGAATTCCTCAAACACATCCGCCATCATCGCCGTCTCCGGGCCCAGGCTTCGGCACACTACCGCGATCTCATCCAGCTTGTGGCCCGACCGGAAAAGCTTCAGGACCTGCGCGGCGACCATCTCGGCCTGACCGCGCGAGCCCGCGGCGAGAAGCCGTCCCACGGCGCACTCGGCATCGGCCGCTGCGGGCTGTTCAAGGAAAAGATTTTCTATCAGATGGTCCAGCGCGGCGGCCCTGTCAGAATTTGCCATCGGGTCAACGAAATGTTCCGCCTTCCCCAGGATCTGCTCCAGCGGCTCCAGGTGGAGCGAAGGCGCCTGGTAGGCGAGCCGGCCGGCATCATACGGGAGGGTTACCAGCAGGTTGCGTGGGGCCGAGGCGATAACCCGCAACAGGTCGTACTGGATCAGGGTGAGATCCCAGAAACCGTCGACGATAACGGAATCGTACGCCAGCAGGCTGCTGTCTTCGCCGAGCAGCGCGATGGCGCGCCGCCGCGAAAGTTCGTGATCGTAGATTCCCTTTTCCCGCAGAAGCTCTTCGTAGCTCTCGAAGAGGCTGTAAAGATCCTTGTTGAGGTTTTGCCGCCAGGAATTATCTTTTGCCCAGGAACGCAGCTTTTTGGCCATGGCGGTCGAATCGATGGCCGCCATGGAGAACTCGGAAAAAAGACCGGCCAGGGCTGTGATGAAACCGTCGAATTGGGACGAACGGTCGAGGACCCGAAGATTGGGAGCAGAGTCCACCAGTACGCGCAATAGCAGGAAACGCTGGTTCGAACTGATGGTCCTCGCACCCGGCTCGGCTGATTCGAGCACCTCGCGGCAGAGCCCGTCGAATGTCGTCACCCGTCCGCCGGTCAGCACGCCGGAGCTGTCCTGGCGCGAGCCGGATCCGCCGGCGTCTTCCACCGGCCCGCTTTTGCCCAGTCGGCGGATGATCTGGCGCTCGAAGTGCCTGGCGTCGGGCATGCTCGGAGCGATAAACAAGGCCCTCTCGCCGCGCGCCAGCGCCTCCAGAAACGTCTCGATGGCGCGGGTCGTCTTGCCAGAGCTCGTGGGTCCGCAAATGAGTTTTAGAGCCACATTGCCTCCACGGTGTTTGTCCCCTACCACCTGAAGAGCCGCCGCACGATGGTGCGGCCGAGGACCTTGTTTTTCACCCGGCGGGCCATTTTCTTGGGATTGCCGGAGGTGATGACCTCGGCGTCGCGCGAGAGCCGCGCCATGCGGTAAAGAAACGATGTCAGTTTCATGGAGCCTCCGTCCCTGGATTGAAGATTCATTATACGCCGCAGCCCGCGCCCTTTCCGCCAGTATCTTAAGGTTATACAATTTGCCCTGAAATATATTAACGAGTCAAACGGACGGAAAGTTCACCATGGCCCCTGCCAGGAAAAAAGCGCCGCCCGCGGACGGCGGCAAGAGCGGGCCCCGCCAGCGGGAGCCGCGAGACAAGGACAAGCTCATCCGGCAACTATCGCTGGTCACCTACCTGATGGCGAAACAGGGCCGGCCGGTGCGGGCCGATGACATACGCCGCTGCGTCGAAGGCTACGACGACGGCACCAGGAGCGAAGAGAGCTTTGCCCGCCGCTTCTATGCCGACCGCGACGATCTCGGCCACACGGGGATTCAGATCGAGAGCGGCGCCGACGAGTTCGGCGAAGGCTCGACCTACCGCCTGCCCCCCGAGAATTTTTTCCTGCCGTCAGTGCCTTTTTCCCGGGAAGAGATCGCCGCCCTCCATACCTGCCTCTATCTGCTCGAGGGACAGTTCGCCTACAGCCGTCTGTTGCGCCTGGCGCTGCAGAGCCTGGCGCTCGGCACCGGCAACCCGCTCGAGGAGCCCGTGACCAGCCTCGTGTCCATCGACATGCCCTCAGCCGGCTTCGACGCCGATACGGCCAAAAAAATGCAGAAGCTCGACGAGGCCGTCGCCGACCGCAAGACCATCCGTTTCAAGTATCACAGTTTCGGCACCGACCAGACCGAGGAACGCCTGGTCGACCCCTACGCCATGATGTACACACATGGAGACTGGTACATGGTCGGCCACTCCCACGAACGAAACGGCATGCGCATGTTCAAGCTGCGGCGTATCCGCGGCCGCATCCGTTACAAAGACAAGAAAGATCACAACTTCTCGGTACCGGAAGATTTTCGCAGCGCCGATTACCTGAACCTCGAATCCTGGCAGCTCGGGCGGCTGCGGGGCACCGCCAGGATCACCTTCTCCCCGCGCTGGGCCTGGTGGGCCGGCAACAATCTCAGCCGCAGCGGCGAGCTGGAATCAAGGGAAGACGGCTCCGCCACCCTTACCACACAATACGCCGATGGCGGCAAGATATGTTCCCTGGTGCTGGGCCATAGCGCCGGCGCCGAGCTCGAAGGGCCCCCGGAGCTGCGCCGGCTCATGTCCGAGATCCTGCAAAGGATCGCCCGTCTGCACCAGGGCCCGCCCCCGGAGGTTCCAGCCGCGAAAGACCGGCAGCCCGGGCGAGGGCTCGACAGCCCCGACGCCCCGGCGCCGCAGCCCCAGGTCGAGCCGGACCGCTTCGGGCAACTGGCAATGACGGTCACCTATCTGGTTGACAAGCTGGACGATGATGAATCCGTTTCGCTCAAGGTCGCCGACGTCTGCCGCGACCTGGGCCTGACAGCTTCCGAGCTCGAGCAGGCGATGGCGGCGCTTTTCCTGGTGAGCGCCGGCGGCGAGGGCGGCTATCTCGTCAGCGGCACGGTCCAGGGCGAAGAACTGCGAGTCGAGGGATATCCACAGGGTGAGCTGCTGAAAAGACCGCTGCGGCTGACTCCGCGCGAGGCGCGGGCGATGCTGCTGGCGATCGA encodes the following:
- a CDS encoding WYL domain-containing protein, with the protein product MAPARKKAPPADGGKSGPRQREPRDKDKLIRQLSLVTYLMAKQGRPVRADDIRRCVEGYDDGTRSEESFARRFYADRDDLGHTGIQIESGADEFGEGSTYRLPPENFFLPSVPFSREEIAALHTCLYLLEGQFAYSRLLRLALQSLALGTGNPLEEPVTSLVSIDMPSAGFDADTAKKMQKLDEAVADRKTIRFKYHSFGTDQTEERLVDPYAMMYTHGDWYMVGHSHERNGMRMFKLRRIRGRIRYKDKKDHNFSVPEDFRSADYLNLESWQLGRLRGTARITFSPRWAWWAGNNLSRSGELESREDGSATLTTQYADGGKICSLVLGHSAGAELEGPPELRRLMSEILQRIARLHQGPPPEVPAAKDRQPGRGLDSPDAPAPQPQVEPDRFGQLAMTVTYLVDKLDDDESVSLKVADVCRDLGLTASELEQAMAALFLVSAGGEGGYLVSGTVQGEELRVEGYPQGELLKRPLRLTPREARAMLLAIDLVGGQILAGQDQSLETARAKIIEAAGGLDDLDTITIGETEKEDRDICRSINRGLTEHRLVEIEYLSRAGDKVEARIIEPYLVNGTKGEWYLVAWCRKRDDIRTFRFEMVKNARLLDETFTPRDIDLDPYRRDPRFPSGTEAPRRATVLFSQAVARWVHETQPESQLLEDGSLLGDIPWFDESWIVDEVLGYLGEAVVVGPEDLRRRIADSAEALTARYR
- a CDS encoding PD-(D/E)XK nuclease family protein, whose translation is MALKLICGPTSSGKTTRAIETFLEALARGERALFIAPSMPDARHFERQIIRRLGKSGPVEDAGGSGSRQDSSGVLTGGRVTTFDGLCREVLESAEPGARTISSNQRFLLLRVLVDSAPNLRVLDRSSQFDGFITALAGLFSEFSMAAIDSTAMAKKLRSWAKDNSWRQNLNKDLYSLFESYEELLREKGIYDHELSRRRAIALLGEDSSLLAYDSVIVDGFWDLTLIQYDLLRVIASAPRNLLVTLPYDAGRLAYQAPSLHLEPLEQILGKAEHFVDPMANSDRAAALDHLIENLFLEQPAAADAECAVGRLLAAGSRGQAEMVAAQVLKLFRSGHKLDEIAVVCRSLGPETAMMADVFEEFGIPFELSAPLNLAESVVGKTAAAALDFAAGSRSRASLMSYLRSPLSNVTSGQVDRFERKCRLQAIADADELVLEWRGRVLDEFAPLSQSVSAGSGAAGKALCDLVSGLMAEPGYVGSVSGEDLMLDLLSLKALREVCDETAAIRGVLGDSLTSDEKGDSCAMVCRLLLAGIARAEVRLPGGNTRGCVRILDPHRILNQRFDTVFICGLLEKQFPNFGHEDPFFSDVARRELSSRFDLPLDSRDARLAEERFLFFRTLSRARSKIFLCYPSCDSEGKPTNRSLFVDDVLELFEAETVARRERRISDITFAVDEAPTAGQALRSIAQNDAGADRDALIQTASPAGLAERLAFCLDASVPREPKIVEASVRENFGRLDDFRVTELQRYLSCPFIYFVESVLKPASFEPAARGLHRGQLVHNILCRFNGQLSRAKLYLHDARPPQIEVLRRQMARYIEEEFIDAGDDLDVVILRTELGFHLNRYIDREIACARRLEYYDVEISFGAGKSRCGGRNSTPKELVLGDFRLRGRLDRVDWTGDSNSAIVIDYKSGRNVISSAKFAESKEIQIPLYILALKEAFGMEPIGGEYFAIRGDKRGGLYLSGWEGELGAGCGEVNEKDFVDAGTFAARLDEARDLAIRAVDDIRQAAFPCEPSDKKRICGYCDYAGICRRQSIPYWMENDDE